In a genomic window of Anoxybacter fermentans:
- a CDS encoding mechanosensitive ion channel family protein gives MLVLKWFKDYLLINFDIQSEIFYSVFIISMILLLRWVIIKFINNNVEDVVLRYRWRKIFTYASFILAIILLLPVWLKGFRSLMTFLGLFSAGLAIALRDLVSNLVGWFFIIWRRPFVVGDRIQIGDVAGDIIDIRIFTFSMMEIGNWVDADQSTGRVIHVPNSKVLTNTIANFTTGFEYIWNEIPVLITFESDWEKAKKILLDIAYHHTAHLSEPVRQRINEAAQKFMIICWKNLTPYVFTRVTESGILLTIRYLCEPHKRRNSEELIWEDVLREFAKYDTIEFAYPTYRFYSKEFKSMLSEKDIQQYEKE, from the coding sequence GTGTTAGTTTTGAAGTGGTTCAAAGATTATCTTTTAATTAATTTTGATATTCAATCTGAAATTTTTTATTCAGTTTTTATTATTTCAATGATCCTGCTTTTAAGATGGGTAATTATTAAATTTATTAATAATAATGTTGAAGATGTTGTTTTGCGTTATAGATGGCGCAAGATATTTACTTATGCTTCATTTATATTGGCTATAATCTTACTTCTCCCGGTGTGGTTAAAGGGTTTTCGATCCCTTATGACATTTTTGGGATTGTTTTCAGCAGGTCTGGCTATTGCTTTAAGGGATTTAGTTTCTAATCTGGTTGGTTGGTTTTTTATAATCTGGAGACGGCCTTTTGTTGTTGGTGACCGGATTCAAATTGGAGATGTAGCTGGAGATATAATAGATATTCGTATATTTACTTTTTCTATGATGGAGATAGGTAATTGGGTTGATGCTGACCAGAGTACAGGTCGGGTAATACATGTTCCCAATAGTAAGGTTTTAACCAATACTATTGCCAATTTTACCACCGGTTTTGAATATATCTGGAATGAAATTCCTGTTCTCATTACTTTTGAGAGCGATTGGGAAAAGGCCAAAAAAATTTTGCTGGATATAGCTTATCATCACACTGCCCATTTAAGTGAACCTGTCCGCCAGAGAATTAATGAGGCAGCCCAGAAATTTATGATTATATGTTGGAAAAACTTAACTCCATATGTTTTTACCCGTGTGACTGAAAGTGGTATTTTATTGACTATTCGTTATTTATGTGAACCTCATAAACGTCGGAACAGTGAGGAACTAATCTGGGAGGATGTATTAAGGGAATTTGCGAAATATGATACAATTGAATTTGCTTATCCAACTTACCGTTTTTATAGTAAAGAATTTAAGTCAATGTTATCAGAAAAGGATATTCAACAGTATGAGAAGGAGTAA